A genome region from Thermococcus gorgonarius includes the following:
- a CDS encoding OBG GTPase family GTP-binding protein, whose protein sequence is MPTNVTAEYLAAEEEYRNAKTIPEKIRALEKMYATVPKHKGTEKLRLQIKRKLAELRKELEKQRQMKKGGGGPSMAVRKEGAAQIVLAGLPNVGKSSLLRALTNVDADVADYAFTTVEPIPGMMHHKDVQIQLVEVPGLVEGAALGKGMGPQLLSVIRNADAIAIVVDLSQDPVRQMEILLREFERAGIKVNKRKPRVEIKRTASGGIVINGQENIKGDIQEVMKMLREERIHSAEITVKEPVTLEEFADAIDDSLVWRRAIIIANKGDAPGSKENYEKLVKAYGDRFKIVPVSARRKINLDKLKDELYELAGIIRVFTKSPGEEPAYPPVALKKGSTVMDLAERIHKDFAKNFRYARVWGKSVKFPGQRVGADHVLEDGDIVEIHAR, encoded by the coding sequence ATGCCAACGAACGTAACCGCTGAGTACCTTGCCGCAGAGGAGGAGTATAGAAACGCCAAAACGATCCCGGAGAAGATACGGGCACTTGAAAAAATGTATGCCACCGTTCCAAAGCACAAGGGAACGGAAAAGCTCAGATTGCAGATAAAGAGAAAGCTGGCAGAGCTCAGAAAGGAGCTTGAGAAGCAGCGCCAGATGAAGAAGGGTGGTGGCGGGCCCTCGATGGCCGTTAGAAAGGAAGGAGCGGCGCAGATAGTCTTAGCAGGCCTTCCAAACGTCGGCAAAAGCTCCCTCCTGAGGGCCCTCACGAACGTTGATGCAGACGTGGCCGACTACGCTTTCACGACTGTGGAGCCCATCCCGGGTATGATGCACCACAAGGACGTTCAGATACAGCTGGTCGAGGTTCCCGGCCTGGTTGAAGGTGCTGCCCTCGGGAAGGGAATGGGACCTCAGCTCCTGAGCGTCATAAGGAACGCCGATGCCATAGCGATAGTGGTTGATCTCTCGCAGGACCCGGTAAGGCAGATGGAAATCCTTCTAAGGGAGTTTGAGAGGGCAGGAATTAAGGTTAACAAGAGAAAACCCAGGGTCGAAATCAAGAGAACGGCCAGCGGTGGGATTGTGATCAACGGCCAGGAGAACATCAAAGGCGATATCCAGGAAGTCATGAAGATGCTCCGGGAGGAGAGGATTCACTCCGCGGAGATAACGGTCAAAGAGCCAGTAACCTTAGAGGAGTTTGCCGATGCAATAGATGACAGTCTGGTGTGGAGGAGAGCGATAATCATAGCCAACAAGGGCGATGCCCCCGGCAGTAAGGAGAACTACGAGAAGCTCGTCAAAGCCTACGGTGACCGATTTAAGATAGTTCCCGTCTCGGCAAGGAGGAAAATAAACCTCGACAAGCTCAAGGACGAGCTCTACGAGCTGGCTGGAATAATCAGAGTTTTTACGAAGAGCCCCGGCGAAGAGCCTGCTTATCCGCCGGTTGCCCTCAAGAAGGGCTCAACCGTTATGGATTTGGCGGAGAGAATCCACAAGGACTTCGCCAAGAACTTCAGATACGCTCGCGTCTGGGGCAAGAGCGTCAAGTTCCCCGGCCAGAGGGTCGGAGCCGACCACGTGCTGGAAGACGGCGATATAGTTGAAATCCATGCACGTTAG
- a CDS encoding sodium/proline symporter has translation MNAGVLFGFLVYLALLAYIGWWANKYTKTEDQYFVGGRKVNVLAAALSDKASDFSGWLMLGYPGSAFKAGLGAFWAGIGCLFGTLADYVLIGPRLRIYAGKFRAITVPDYLEARLKDDTKLIRILSALIIIIFMTAYVAAQFTAGGKTFAEGFGVSVNTGILVTVIVLTAYVITGGFFAVVWTDVVQALFMLLTLIVVPFLALAKIGGLDKATEIIASADPTKLHPFGGATGWAAIIFAIGYASWIVGYLGQPHIVTRYMSVEDPRKLRRPGIFISGIWTTIVLWGAFFAGFLGFALYQAGMLNVSDPERVIPAIAVELMPSWLAGFVIAGIISAVMSTADSQLLVASSAIARDFYHKVLGKELGKKQMVNISRVVVAIVALFGLWFAISGPGIIYQMVATAWGGLAVGFGPILTLSLWWKRVTKEGGIVGMAYGLVSEVIFEAKIYGWAFNPDAPSIWGTIGGWFNGVPVFFINFFITLFIIIIVSLLTKPPEDVVKLHEELFRKVPIETGRKSITETRAKSQVENVAEFVMAKGLA, from the coding sequence ATGAACGCGGGAGTGCTCTTTGGTTTTCTGGTGTACCTCGCCCTCCTGGCTTACATCGGCTGGTGGGCCAACAAGTACACCAAGACCGAGGACCAGTACTTCGTTGGGGGTAGAAAGGTTAACGTCTTAGCCGCGGCCCTCTCAGACAAGGCGAGCGACTTCTCCGGCTGGCTGATGCTCGGCTATCCTGGAAGCGCCTTTAAAGCCGGTTTGGGGGCATTCTGGGCTGGAATAGGCTGTCTCTTCGGTACGCTGGCTGACTACGTCCTCATAGGCCCGAGACTTAGAATATACGCAGGTAAATTCAGGGCAATCACAGTCCCGGACTACCTTGAGGCCCGTCTTAAAGACGACACCAAGCTGATAAGAATTCTGAGCGCCCTGATAATCATAATCTTCATGACCGCCTACGTCGCGGCACAATTTACAGCGGGAGGAAAGACCTTTGCGGAGGGCTTTGGCGTAAGCGTCAACACGGGAATACTCGTAACCGTCATCGTCCTCACGGCATACGTTATTACCGGGGGATTCTTTGCTGTCGTCTGGACGGACGTCGTTCAGGCCCTCTTCATGCTGCTGACGCTTATAGTGGTGCCATTCCTCGCCCTCGCGAAGATCGGTGGGCTAGATAAAGCTACGGAAATAATAGCCTCCGCCGACCCCACCAAGCTTCATCCCTTCGGAGGGGCTACCGGCTGGGCGGCTATAATCTTCGCCATCGGCTATGCTTCATGGATAGTCGGCTACCTCGGACAGCCGCACATAGTAACCCGTTACATGAGCGTTGAGGACCCGAGGAAGCTCAGAAGGCCGGGTATCTTCATCAGCGGTATCTGGACAACCATCGTCCTGTGGGGTGCCTTCTTCGCTGGGTTCCTCGGCTTTGCGCTCTACCAAGCAGGGATGCTCAATGTCAGCGACCCCGAGAGGGTTATCCCGGCAATTGCGGTTGAGCTCATGCCCAGCTGGCTCGCGGGATTCGTCATAGCTGGCATCATCTCGGCCGTCATGAGCACCGCCGATTCCCAGCTCCTCGTGGCTTCCTCGGCCATAGCGAGGGACTTCTACCACAAGGTTCTCGGCAAGGAGCTTGGTAAGAAGCAGATGGTCAACATCTCGAGGGTTGTAGTTGCCATCGTAGCACTCTTCGGCCTCTGGTTTGCCATAAGCGGTCCGGGAATCATCTATCAGATGGTGGCAACGGCCTGGGGAGGCTTAGCAGTCGGCTTTGGCCCGATACTCACGCTCAGCCTCTGGTGGAAGCGCGTTACCAAGGAGGGCGGAATCGTAGGAATGGCCTACGGTCTGGTCAGCGAGGTCATCTTCGAGGCCAAGATATACGGCTGGGCCTTCAACCCCGACGCACCGAGTATCTGGGGCACGATCGGTGGCTGGTTCAACGGAGTTCCAGTGTTCTTCATCAACTTCTTCATAACGCTCTTCATCATCATAATCGTCAGCCTCCTCACTAAGCCGCCGGAAGATGTGGTCAAGCTCCACGAGGAGTTATTCAGAAAGGTGCCCATCGAGACCGGCAGGAAGAGCATCACCGAGACCAGGGCCAAGAGCCAGGTCGAGAACGTCGCCGAGTTCGTCATGGCAAAGGGACTCGCCTGA
- a CDS encoding RAD55 family ATPase — protein MYVGELLKSLDRVPSGVPGLDDIIGGGFLPGRVYLVTGPPGSGKTTIGIQFLVEGAKNGEKGAFISLVENPKIIIQDMLRYNFGLLGYVKSKMITFHDLGSYLLRAEYKMSWTELFNAILKAINEEEIKRVVIDSFTSLEHLVKDSENKRWALGRFIRALQELEVTTIITAEMLQGDSYTDEHYLADGVIVIHHFMRNYQMIRALQVLKMRGVPHDSNLKRIHFTEDGIQVYPEAPF, from the coding sequence ATGTACGTTGGTGAGCTCCTCAAGAGCCTTGACAGAGTTCCCTCCGGTGTTCCGGGACTCGACGACATCATAGGCGGGGGATTCCTGCCCGGAAGGGTCTACCTTGTAACTGGCCCTCCGGGAAGTGGAAAGACTACCATCGGAATACAGTTTCTCGTTGAAGGTGCAAAAAACGGAGAAAAAGGGGCCTTCATCTCCCTGGTTGAAAACCCGAAAATAATAATCCAGGACATGCTCAGGTACAACTTTGGCCTTCTGGGATACGTGAAATCCAAGATGATAACGTTTCACGACCTTGGGAGCTACCTGCTAAGGGCTGAGTACAAGATGAGCTGGACCGAGCTCTTCAACGCCATTCTAAAGGCTATAAATGAGGAAGAGATAAAGAGAGTTGTGATAGACTCGTTCACCTCCCTAGAGCATCTCGTCAAGGATTCCGAAAACAAACGATGGGCACTTGGAAGATTCATCCGCGCACTCCAGGAGCTTGAAGTAACAACCATAATAACCGCCGAAATGCTCCAAGGCGACTCCTACACGGACGAGCACTACCTAGCCGATGGCGTCATAGTGATCCACCACTTCATGAGGAACTACCAGATGATCCGCGCCCTCCAAGTGCTGAAAATGCGTGGTGTCCCCCACGACAGCAACCTGAAGAGAATACACTTCACCGAGGACGGCATACAGGTCTACCCAGAAGCCCCCTTCTGA
- a CDS encoding FAD-dependent oxidoreductase, with translation MRPLDLTEKDPSKKVTIYFEGKPYEAYEGEKFPVAMLANGVYWLTTSTEGRHRGAFTFGPVPVKVNGVKNVNGRKLKLKDGMKIERQRYDEFQEQVEIDEGKPVLRYVVDVAVVGAGPAGLGVVEEIGGKLTVALIEEKDWLGGDMWLKGVEQEDFGNPREAIERLTNFPENVRVFLKTTALGVFDKGEYFLVPAVRNDQLIEFMAKRVVLATGAVDSIMLFENNDWPGVFRRSDALEVMNVWGVAPGRKVAVVGAFPEEITAELDRWGIEYVVVPNPKRVEGNDKVERLIDENGNVYEVDAVIMADGRIPDINPITQAGGKLYFKRGYYRPVIDSNHRIREGIYVAGSAVSIKPHYANYLEGKLVGAYILSEFGLEAEPCIYEGKLKDYEPVARPVPKLPLDGFNGEDVQICGCGVTLKKVDDVVKSGITDLQIIKRLTHLAMGFCQGRFCLFNGALLVSQRSGTPMDRLDIPVARPPIKNVKMKVVAGRE, from the coding sequence ATGAGACCGCTCGACCTGACCGAGAAGGACCCTTCTAAGAAAGTCACGATTTATTTTGAGGGGAAGCCCTACGAAGCTTATGAGGGCGAGAAGTTCCCCGTTGCCATGCTCGCCAACGGCGTCTACTGGCTCACCACAAGCACCGAGGGAAGGCACAGGGGAGCCTTCACCTTCGGCCCGGTTCCCGTTAAGGTAAACGGCGTCAAGAACGTTAACGGCAGGAAGCTAAAGCTCAAGGACGGTATGAAAATCGAGAGGCAGCGCTACGATGAGTTTCAGGAGCAAGTTGAGATAGACGAGGGGAAGCCCGTTCTCCGCTATGTCGTTGACGTCGCTGTTGTCGGTGCTGGCCCAGCTGGACTTGGCGTAGTCGAAGAGATTGGAGGAAAGCTCACCGTTGCGCTCATTGAGGAAAAGGACTGGCTCGGTGGCGACATGTGGCTCAAGGGAGTCGAGCAGGAGGACTTTGGAAACCCGAGGGAGGCGATAGAAAGGCTCACGAACTTCCCGGAGAACGTCAGGGTTTTCCTCAAGACCACTGCGCTGGGAGTTTTCGACAAGGGGGAGTACTTCCTCGTTCCGGCAGTTAGAAACGACCAGCTGATAGAGTTCATGGCCAAGCGCGTTGTTCTTGCTACTGGGGCGGTTGATTCGATAATGCTCTTCGAGAACAACGATTGGCCTGGAGTCTTCAGGAGGAGTGACGCCCTCGAAGTCATGAACGTCTGGGGCGTCGCGCCCGGAAGGAAGGTCGCTGTAGTTGGGGCCTTCCCGGAGGAGATAACGGCCGAACTCGACCGCTGGGGCATAGAGTATGTGGTCGTTCCCAATCCGAAGAGGGTTGAGGGTAACGACAAGGTTGAGCGCCTCATAGACGAGAACGGCAACGTTTACGAAGTTGACGCGGTGATTATGGCCGACGGCAGGATTCCCGACATAAACCCGATAACTCAGGCAGGAGGAAAACTGTACTTCAAGCGCGGCTACTACAGGCCCGTCATAGACTCAAACCACAGAATCCGCGAGGGAATCTACGTCGCCGGAAGCGCGGTTAGCATAAAGCCCCACTACGCGAACTACCTAGAGGGCAAGCTGGTTGGTGCCTACATCCTCAGCGAGTTCGGTCTTGAGGCAGAACCCTGCATTTACGAGGGCAAACTTAAGGACTACGAACCGGTGGCGAGGCCGGTTCCAAAGCTTCCGCTCGACGGCTTCAACGGCGAAGACGTCCAGATATGCGGCTGTGGGGTCACGCTGAAGAAAGTGGACGACGTTGTAAAGAGCGGCATAACAGACCTGCAGATCATAAAGAGGCTCACTCACCTTGCGATGGGCTTCTGCCAAGGACGCTTCTGCCTCTTCAACGGAGCTTTACTTGTCTCTCAGAGAAGTGGAACGCCGATGGACAGGCTCGACATACCCGTTGCGAGGCCGCCCATAAAGAACGTCAAGATGAAGGTCGTTGCCGGGAGGGAGTGA
- a CDS encoding transcriptional regulator encodes MASGEELYEKLEGFLRNLGLKKTELRVYRLLLEKKRPMRITEIQKELGMSERSVREYVLSLYRKGILRRKLIERGWLGYAYTAVSPVELLERIKENILQKIDELEKEIMKSG; translated from the coding sequence ATGGCTTCAGGCGAGGAGCTCTACGAAAAGCTGGAGGGCTTCCTTCGGAACCTTGGACTCAAAAAAACTGAGCTGAGGGTATACCGTCTCCTTTTGGAAAAGAAACGACCCATGAGAATTACGGAAATCCAGAAGGAACTTGGGATGAGTGAAAGATCGGTTAGGGAGTACGTTCTTAGCCTCTATCGTAAGGGTATTCTCAGAAGAAAGCTTATTGAGAGAGGATGGCTTGGATACGCCTACACCGCCGTTTCTCCCGTGGAACTGCTTGAGCGTATAAAGGAGAACATACTACAAAAGATAGACGAGCTCGAAAAAGAGATAATGAAATCCGGCTAG
- a CDS encoding HAD-IB family phosphatase — MVRLAAFDLEGTLVKSVSGWVELHKKFGTWEKGKEYAEMFFEGRIDYATWAELDASLWKGHTKEEILEWVESVELMEGAYELFDFLRENNFKMAILSSGLMCLARKIADDLGADYVFANELVFDENGVITGKVIPRVDFVGKGSILRALKKELSPELTVAVGDGYNDLSMFAEADVSIAINPHEGVEGDHVVENLYEVIEIIRGLIEE, encoded by the coding sequence ATGGTAAGGCTGGCCGCTTTTGACCTCGAGGGAACGCTGGTAAAATCAGTTTCCGGCTGGGTTGAACTTCACAAAAAGTTCGGAACTTGGGAAAAGGGAAAGGAATACGCCGAAATGTTCTTTGAGGGTAGGATAGACTACGCCACTTGGGCTGAACTGGATGCATCCCTCTGGAAGGGACACACAAAGGAAGAGATCCTCGAGTGGGTTGAATCAGTGGAGCTCATGGAAGGGGCGTATGAACTTTTTGATTTCCTGCGGGAGAACAATTTTAAAATGGCCATCTTGAGCAGTGGTCTTATGTGTCTGGCCAGAAAAATCGCGGACGATCTTGGGGCAGATTATGTGTTCGCCAACGAGCTAGTTTTCGACGAGAACGGCGTCATAACAGGAAAAGTTATCCCCAGGGTGGATTTTGTTGGAAAGGGGTCGATCCTGAGGGCCCTCAAGAAAGAACTCTCTCCTGAACTAACCGTGGCTGTCGGAGATGGGTACAACGATCTTTCAATGTTTGCAGAGGCAGATGTTAGTATAGCAATAAACCCTCACGAAGGGGTTGAGGGAGATCATGTTGTTGAGAACCTGTACGAAGTGATCGAAATAATCAGGGGCCTGATAGAGGAGTGA
- a CDS encoding ASCH domain-containing protein, protein MRVYRLKVHEEYLEFIRSGEKRIEVRVAYPQLRGIKPGDRIIFNDSIPAVVTEVKRYETFRQVLREEPIKKIFPDEPSFERALKRFHGMYPKWKENRYGVMAIKFKLIGGEK, encoded by the coding sequence ATGAGGGTTTATCGATTAAAGGTGCACGAGGAGTATCTCGAGTTTATACGCTCTGGTGAGAAGAGAATTGAGGTCAGGGTAGCGTACCCCCAGCTGAGGGGCATCAAACCAGGAGACAGAATAATATTCAACGACTCCATCCCAGCCGTTGTTACAGAGGTTAAGAGGTACGAAACCTTCAGGCAGGTGCTGAGGGAAGAGCCCATAAAAAAGATCTTTCCAGACGAGCCCAGCTTTGAGAGGGCCCTGAAGCGTTTCCACGGAATGTACCCAAAGTGGAAGGAGAACCGGTATGGGGTGATGGCCATAAAGTTCAAGCTCATCGGTGGTGAAAAATGA
- a CDS encoding DUF4910 domain-containing protein produces the protein MYESAEKLKPERILHRVEELTQFHRIQGSRGLVDAVEYLRDELSNIGLSPKTHYEKYDGKSWYLTLQSPIAWDLLEGEVRFNEKTLSSEETPLVVMAHSPPGEGEAEIVPILNDSDWEQAHEKVVLVGKNWRKAYRKANEIGAVAFVSYREGTDNAVPYIGLFLTKEDLKWAKIPAFAVPESWAKKMISDYLSGKKPRLSFRAVTEIKSSEKLPILYTEIGEPPFILLTAHVCHPKPGANDNASGSAMLVELAEILSKVYKSDFRFGFAFLWIPEYYGSQAFIGRKGESNDYYSAINLDMVGGSEDRSGSTIMLVRTPLSRFSIVSGVLEYFLQRHNVSSKKSLSGSGIPAVKVRAYPYEMGSDHDVFNFFGIPAVMPITWPDRFYHSNMDTPEKLSMESLAIIGRSVLSSVIFLASEDEKKLRRFARGYSLKYLGELAMERETETAERLVMLGLSRDSKFIGMDIGYEFEKTPWLRWRLRGRISEDVIKNKAPRKLDEFEKLTEDRKTLLHLHELVMLGELLPRDEAYKALSEEYGGIEKSKLEVLITLLEKAKIIETV, from the coding sequence ATGTACGAGTCCGCAGAAAAACTTAAGCCGGAGAGGATTCTCCACCGGGTTGAGGAGCTAACCCAGTTCCACAGGATTCAAGGATCCAGAGGATTAGTCGATGCCGTTGAGTATCTCCGAGACGAGCTTTCAAACATTGGACTGTCCCCTAAAACACACTACGAAAAATACGACGGAAAGAGCTGGTATCTAACCCTTCAGAGCCCAATAGCCTGGGATCTCCTTGAAGGAGAGGTGAGGTTCAACGAAAAAACTCTTAGCTCGGAGGAAACCCCTCTTGTCGTTATGGCGCACTCCCCGCCGGGGGAAGGGGAAGCCGAGATAGTGCCGATTCTGAATGACTCCGACTGGGAGCAGGCCCACGAAAAGGTCGTTCTTGTGGGGAAGAACTGGAGAAAAGCCTACAGAAAAGCCAACGAGATCGGTGCCGTCGCTTTTGTCTCATACAGGGAAGGAACCGACAATGCAGTCCCGTACATAGGTCTCTTTCTCACTAAAGAGGATCTAAAATGGGCGAAAATTCCCGCATTTGCTGTTCCCGAGAGCTGGGCCAAGAAGATGATCTCAGACTACCTCTCAGGAAAGAAACCCCGGCTTAGTTTTAGAGCTGTAACTGAGATAAAAAGCTCGGAAAAACTTCCAATTTTGTACACTGAAATCGGGGAACCGCCTTTTATATTGCTCACTGCCCATGTCTGCCACCCAAAACCCGGGGCAAACGACAACGCAAGCGGTAGTGCGATGCTGGTTGAGCTCGCTGAAATACTTTCAAAGGTCTATAAGAGCGATTTCCGCTTTGGATTTGCCTTCCTGTGGATCCCAGAGTACTATGGAAGCCAAGCGTTTATCGGGAGGAAAGGAGAGTCCAATGACTACTACTCGGCGATAAACCTCGACATGGTTGGTGGGAGCGAAGACCGCTCAGGTTCCACTATAATGCTAGTAAGGACACCCCTTTCAAGGTTCTCTATTGTTTCCGGCGTATTGGAATACTTTCTCCAGAGACACAACGTCTCAAGCAAAAAGAGCCTTTCCGGTTCAGGAATCCCGGCAGTGAAAGTCAGAGCTTATCCTTACGAGATGGGAAGCGATCACGACGTTTTCAACTTTTTCGGAATTCCCGCAGTGATGCCAATAACCTGGCCGGACAGATTTTATCACTCAAATATGGACACGCCTGAGAAACTGAGCATGGAGTCTTTGGCGATAATAGGGAGATCAGTTCTCTCGTCCGTTATCTTCCTGGCAAGTGAGGATGAGAAGAAACTCAGGCGGTTTGCAAGAGGATACTCCCTCAAATACCTCGGCGAACTTGCTATGGAACGGGAGACGGAGACGGCAGAAAGGCTCGTTATGCTCGGCCTTTCCAGGGATTCAAAGTTCATAGGAATGGACATCGGATACGAATTTGAAAAAACTCCATGGCTCAGGTGGAGGCTGAGGGGAAGGATTAGTGAGGACGTAATAAAAAACAAAGCCCCAAGGAAGCTTGATGAGTTCGAAAAGTTAACGGAGGACAGAAAAACTCTTCTCCACCTCCACGAGCTCGTTATGCTGGGCGAACTCCTCCCGAGGGACGAAGCCTACAAAGCCCTTTCAGAGGAATACGGAGGAATCGAAAAGAGTAAGCTGGAGGTACTTATTACCCTCCTGGAAAAGGCGAAGATCATTGAAACTGTCTAG
- a CDS encoding Lrp/AsnC family transcriptional regulator, with protein MILQKDSRTPLREISKEVDLAESTVYERIKKMREKGIIKRFSVVLNPNALGLNMLAFVLIKAKAGMYSKVAEELKKNPKIVEVYETTGDYDMVVKIRARDSEELNEFLDKIGDVEGVESTHTMVVLKVHKEGVDLPIE; from the coding sequence ATGATTCTTCAGAAGGATAGCAGAACTCCACTGAGAGAGATATCCAAGGAAGTTGACCTCGCGGAGTCTACGGTCTATGAGAGGATAAAGAAAATGCGGGAGAAGGGAATAATAAAGAGGTTCAGCGTCGTTCTCAACCCCAACGCCCTCGGTCTCAACATGCTGGCTTTCGTCCTGATAAAGGCCAAGGCGGGTATGTACTCTAAAGTTGCCGAGGAGCTTAAAAAGAATCCAAAAATCGTCGAAGTTTACGAGACCACTGGGGACTACGATATGGTGGTTAAAATCCGCGCCAGGGACAGTGAAGAGCTCAACGAATTTCTAGACAAGATCGGTGACGTGGAAGGCGTTGAATCCACCCATACCATGGTGGTTCTCAAGGTACACAAGGAGGGGGTTGACCTTCCAATTGAGTGA
- a CDS encoding class III signal peptide-containing protein has protein sequence MKRAQTAIEYLFMLAAALILVSIAMKTVIDTSKQLETTISNYTKTVRERVLENL, from the coding sequence ATGAAGCGGGCTCAAACTGCCATAGAGTATCTCTTCATGCTCGCAGCTGCCCTGATTCTTGTGAGTATAGCAATGAAAACCGTTATTGACACAAGCAAACAGCTCGAGACTACGATTTCCAACTACACAAAGACCGTTAGAGAGAGGGTTCTGGAAAACCTTTGA
- a CDS encoding A24 family peptidase C-terminal domain-containing protein produces the protein MEWYSVLIILVGSLMGIFTSYTDIKTGFIFDNHVFPTLFLVEKAKGLENEEEEVQLPKWMEKIIIPATEIGFIVYLYLGLIKGDYLLAISGILGFFIGLVLGLILYYTGAWASGDVLILAAFSALLPYPLSLAKVVAPYETSYPLYPIAILFNSVLAVFPFLFVYALGVLLVRKNTKRLKDVFSEKAYLSVEVTLWLLVGTALAVFLNQIGFSVGRIYQYVLTIVLFVVFGKYRKAGDVAGLVSLAYLVYLVGTDALYAFVKLLAVMYSFKVFFSVVRVLREEALVEEVPVEELREWDILGETIYIERDVVKRDRRGFFEVLRDAIRTGSIKSQNVYRGEIIASPTAEGLKKEQIEKLKELVREGKLDNRFLRKKAMPFAPSIFLGFLIAALWGDVFWWLVLKTAGL, from the coding sequence ATGGAGTGGTACAGTGTACTCATTATCCTAGTTGGATCACTGATGGGGATTTTTACTTCATACACTGACATCAAAACTGGGTTCATATTCGATAATCATGTCTTCCCCACCCTTTTTCTTGTGGAAAAGGCAAAAGGACTGGAAAACGAAGAGGAAGAAGTCCAGCTTCCGAAATGGATGGAAAAAATAATAATCCCTGCAACGGAGATCGGTTTTATAGTCTACCTCTACCTCGGGCTCATCAAAGGAGACTATCTGCTGGCAATTTCCGGAATCCTGGGCTTTTTCATCGGGCTGGTTCTTGGGCTGATTCTGTATTACACGGGAGCGTGGGCTTCTGGAGATGTCCTGATTTTGGCCGCATTCTCAGCTCTCCTGCCGTACCCACTAAGCTTAGCCAAGGTTGTTGCCCCTTACGAAACTTCTTACCCCCTCTATCCTATAGCAATCCTCTTTAACAGCGTACTCGCCGTTTTTCCGTTTCTTTTCGTCTACGCCCTGGGCGTGCTCCTGGTTAGAAAAAACACCAAGAGACTTAAGGACGTCTTCTCGGAGAAGGCATATCTCTCAGTTGAGGTAACCCTCTGGCTTTTGGTTGGAACTGCCCTGGCCGTCTTTCTAAATCAGATCGGCTTTTCAGTGGGGAGAATTTACCAGTACGTCCTCACGATTGTTCTTTTTGTGGTCTTTGGAAAGTACAGAAAAGCTGGAGACGTTGCGGGTCTTGTCTCTCTTGCCTACCTGGTTTACCTCGTAGGAACAGACGCCCTTTATGCATTTGTCAAACTACTGGCTGTGATGTATTCATTCAAAGTATTCTTCTCCGTAGTTCGGGTTCTTAGGGAGGAAGCCCTTGTTGAGGAAGTTCCCGTTGAGGAGTTGAGGGAATGGGACATACTGGGGGAGACCATATACATTGAGAGGGATGTTGTTAAGAGGGACAGGAGAGGCTTCTTTGAGGTTCTCAGAGATGCCATAAGAACCGGAAGCATCAAATCCCAGAACGTCTATAGAGGCGAGATAATAGCATCCCCAACGGCAGAAGGACTCAAGAAGGAGCAGATAGAGAAGCTGAAGGAACTCGTGAGGGAAGGAAAACTGGACAACAGATTCCTGAGGAAGAAAGCGATGCCCTTCGCACCAAGCATCTTTCTGGGGTTCCTAATCGCGGCCCTCTGGGGGGACGTGTTCTGGTGGCTTGTCCTAAAGACGGCGGGACTGTAG